Within Bdellovibrio bacteriovorus HD100, the genomic segment TCTTTGTAGGGCTTTACGTGGGATGTTCCCCGGTGAAGTTCTCTTTGGACGACAGCAAATGTAAAGACTCAGGCTGTGTGGTCGAGAATGGCAAATACGCATTCAATTATTCCCAGACTGCGGGCCGCGGTAAGGTCGACATCCTTATAGTAAATGACAACTCTGCATCCATGTCATTTGAACAGGCAAGGCTGGCACCTCGATTCCAAAACTTTATTGCGGATCTGGACAATCAGAAAATCGACTATCGTATCGCAATGACCACGACCGATGTGGCAAGATCCGATGCCGGCAGTTTGGTTTCTTTCGGTGGCAATCCTTATATTACCCCGAGCCACAGCAACCGCATGAGTTTGTTCAACAGCACCATTCAAAGACCTGAAACCCTGGCTTGTGAGAAGTTTATTGCCAACTGGATCCGCAACAACGGCGGCAACCTGGCTTCTATCGAGTCCTCAGCTTACTCCCAGGCTTATGCTCAGAACTGTCCATCAGGCGATGAGCGTGGTGTTTACGCCGCAAATCTGGTTGTTAAGAACAATCCTTCCAGCTTTATCCGTAGTGATGCTCACCTGGCGGTGATCTTCCTGGCGGACGAAGATGAAAGATCTGGTCTTTATGGCAACGGTGGTTATGTTCTGGATCAGATGGATCAGCCAAATTACCTGATCAATAACGTAAAAAGCAGCTTGGGTGCCGACAAGTTCAACTCCTTAAGTGTGCACGCGATCGTGGTGAAGGATAACAACTGTCTTGCTCAGCAAAACAGCCAGACTCTGGATAACTATTCTCCAACCAACGGTCTGGTGACGGGCAGTATCGGGAATGTGTATCTGTCCTTCACAAACAACGGTTGGGGTATGGCTGCAGACATCTGTTCCAACGACTATACCTCCCAGTTGGGTCAGATCCGCTCCAAGATCACAGATCGTATCAAAGACATCATGTTGAACTGTTCCAATCCTCAGGATCTGATTGTGACTGTGTCCGGTTCGCCGGTGGGTTACAATCTGGTGGGTAAAACTTTGAAGTTCAATCAGTACTTGTCCCCAGGCACAAGCGTAAGCCTTTCGTACAAGTGTGAATCTTTAGACTAACAATTTATTTTAGAGCGTTCTGGTAAAGGCAAAGCTTTAAGGCTTTGCCTTTTTTATTTTGGGCAGGTGCCGTGACGAGCTTGGCGGCAGGAACCCTCTCAATTACAAAGGATTCCTTCTCAAAGCGGGACGGGAAGTTTCATTTTTTGACTAACTTTTTGTCACTACGAATGGGTGATGTTCCATCGTGGAATAAAACTTTTTTGATATTAAAAATAGCCTCCAGATGTCCTTTAGTCCTGCATTACACATCCGATAATTTACCCATGGGCATGTTAGACAGATACAAAAAAAAGGGCGGCTTCTTTCAACTTCTACAGCTGTTGGAGACATCACCAGCAGCAAAGCGTGAACAGTTCCTGGGCCTGATCGGCGGTGAAAGCCCGGCTTGGGAAGAGGCACTTCGTAAACGCATTCTGACCATCACACGGGTGTACAGCTGGGACGGGCAGTATCTGGTGGAGATCTTCTCTCGCGTGCAGCCGTTGACGCTGGCCAATGCCCTGCATGGCAATCCGCAAGAACAGGTGGATCAGCTGCTGGCTTGCTTGCCGCCGATTTCAAAACGTAAAATCACAGACATGATGGCTGAGTCCGCGCCGACAGCGGCAGAGAAATCAACCTGTATTTCAAAAATGCTTTCGGAGGTTCGGGGGTTTGTTTCCCAGGGTATCATCCGTCTGGAAAAAGTGGATCCTGAGCTGCACATCCCAGAGAACATCGAAGAGATGCTCAGCGTGAATGCCTTTGCAACACCGACGTTCGACGCTGAGCCCGCGGCTAAAAAAGACTCCAAGCCCAATATCGTGGGTGATTCTGATCCGGCGTCTCAGCAGGAAAATGAGTTCTTGAAGCGCAAGGTGAATCAGCTGGCTTCCGAAGTGAATGCACTGAAGCATGAGAACTCGGTTCTTAAGGACAAGTTGTCGCAGATTAAAAAGATCGCTTAGCCGAAATCAGAAGATCAAATTCTGACTTCTAAAACAAAGAGCTTTTTGGAACCCCATCATTTTAGGTGGGGTTTTTCTTTTTTGGATTAGACAAAGAGGTTCTATCTCTTTCAAACTTCGTTCGTTCGTTCGTTCGTTCGTTCTATCTATCTATCTATCTATCTATCTATCTATCTATCCCGGTCCATCCGATGCATTTCAAATTGAAACAGTCATCGGGTGCTTTCTGATTTTCAAGGGGGATGTTTTGTGGAAACACGTGGTCGTCTTTGGTCGGGACTTTCCGTTATTTTGTCTAGGGTTTAGACAATCTGAGTTTTCTCTAAACCCTCTAAAAACCGCCCCCGATAAGCCTTTCGAAGTACGTGAGGTAGTAAAATGTCGCTGCAGATTTTCAGCATGTTTGTTGGGATTGGTATTGCATCATCTTTGACTTTTTCAGCTCAGGCCCAGTCTTTGGCCGATGCGCCGAAAGTCGATCTGGAAACACAGTTCTATCAGGAACTGGCGAAAGAAGCTGGTCAGGATGTTCCGACAGCAAAAGGAATTTTTGAGGAAGTTCCGGATGGATTGAGTACCAAAGAAATCACTCCTTCCTGTGATCCGCGCCGCTTCGAAGACAGCATTATTGGCAAGAAGTTGAGCACGGCCCAGTACTATAATGTGGCGCGCGCTTACTTTGCTAAATGTTCAGGCGAGCTGACGCAGAAATCATGGACAGGCCTGCTGGGTCTTTTGAAATTCTCCAAATTCCAGTATCCATTCTTCTCGCACCCTCAGGTGAAAGAGTTCATGGTTAAACTTCCTGATGGCACCCGTGTCCCAGGGGTTTTGGCCTTGAAGCAGGATGCGCGTCCGCGTCCGTTGGTCATTGTGAAGTGCGGGGTGTTCTGCTCGGCTTCCCAGTCGGCTTCGATGAAAAGCTATCTGATGCACTTGTTTGACCAGTCTCCGTTCAACGTTTTGCTTTTGGCGAATCAGACGGGCATGGATTACATCTATTACAATAAGCGCGTGACTCTGGGCGGTTGGTCGGAAGGTTATGAAGCCATTGAAGTTGGCAAATGGATGATGGAAAAGTGGGAGCACAAAGACCGCATTTCCAGTCTGCACCTGATGGGTATCAGTCTTGGAGGTAATGCCGCCGTTATGGGGGCCGCATTCAATGACAAGTATCTTTTGCCGAATGGTCGTAAGGTTTATAACTCTGTAACAGCAATTTGCCCGGTGATCAGTCTTCGCCCGACGCTGGATCATTTGTATGGCACGCAAGTGGTGGGCCGTGCGTTTGCGAAAATGACGAAAGAGCACTTCAAAGAGGCTCGTAACTATGTCACCGATGTGCCGGATCTGATCACGGACAATCACATTCCTTCAAGTCGCAAGGACATGGCGGACTATATTGGTTCATTGGCCTCCACATCCCTGCAGCGTCGTGGGATTGCCAGCACCACGCCAGCCTTCTTTAAAAGTAACAACTTCTGGAACTGGAAAGAGGAAGTCAAAACACCTTTGATGGTATGGGCTTCAAAGGACGACTCGGTGGTGAACAACCGTGTCAATGCGGAAGTGATGGAGCATGATGATCTGTATGAAAAGTCAGCGAACGTGGGTGTGTTGAATCTGAAATACGGCAACCATTGTGGATTCTCTTCATCCTATGGGGCCCAGGCCTCGGCAGCAGTTTTGCGCACGTTTGTTCTGACTCACAGTCCGGAGTTTGTGGACACTTACAACACCAAGCAAGAGATGCCTTGGACCTTTGGATTCAAAAAATTGGGCTCGCAGTATGAGCACATTGGCCAGAGCTGGCACTTTTACTCCAATTCCAATCAGGCGAAGGTTGTCTTCCGTCTTTTCAACTGGAATGGGGGACGTGATTGTGCAGATAAGGGCCCTTGGTCCGGCAGTGGCCTATGCACCAGCACGCGTGAGTACTGGGTGCCAATTTCATCTTTGAGTAAGATGGGCGCACGTGTACCTCGTACCGATGCTGAAGCGCAGGCCTTGACCCGTGAATTCAACACGAAAGTGGAATTCCGTATCAAAGGCCATCCGCTGAATGGTACATATAGCAGTGACTTCTATATGACATGGCGAAGCCACTTCGAATAGGGGTAGCCACTTCGAATAATGAACAATAAAAAGATTCTTCTTACGGGGTTTGAACCATTTCTGGGCGAACCCATCAATCCCAGCCAAATCCTTCTTGAAAACATCAAGAGGGATTTGACGTTTAATGATCAGGTGCACACGCTGCTGCTGCCAGTGTCTTTTGCAAAAGCCCCAAGGCTTGTGGCAGCGGCAATGGCGATGCAAACTTACGATGTGGTTTTGATGTTGGGACAAGCCGGTGGTCGCAAGAATATCTGCCTTGAGCGTGTGGGTTTGAACTGGAATGAAACGGAAAGACCCGACGAAGATGGCAGCACCCCGGTGCGGGGGAGTATTTCCCCGGAAGCACCCGCCGCGCTTTTCACTGCGGCCCCCGTTGAACAGTGGATGCAGCTTCTGAAAGAGCATCAGATCCCGGTGGAAATTTCTCTGAGCGCGGGCGGCTATGTCTGCAACAATGTTTACTTTAGAACTTTGCAGGTGCTGGGCTCTTCACCCGGGACTGTGGCCTGCTTTATACATGTCCCTTACCTTCCGGAGCAAGCTGAGGGTAAAGCGGAACGTCCAGCTTCAATGGAGCTGGAGACCATGCTAAAGGCCGTTAAAACGATTCTCAGATCGATTTTAGAGGGACCCTGATCATTAGGGTCCTAGACAATAATTTTTGAACCTGGTGGCAGATGCTGTCGTCTAAATATTCAAAACAGGAGGAAACCATGAAGTTTAATCTGGTTTTGGCAGGAGCCCTCGTCGCGACAATGATGTCTACAAATGCCTGGGCTCGATCGGGGGGGCGTGATCATCACAAGAATGATGAGATTGCTTTGGAAAATCATTTCAGCCCTAAAAAGATGAAAGAGCTGAATCTGACCGAGGAGCAAAAAGAAAAGCTCAAAGCCATCCGTGAAGCGGCGAAGGCGGAGAAACAAAAATGTCGCGAGGATATGAGGACGGCCCGCAAGGCCTTCAAGGAAGCTTTGCGCAGCAATGCCTCCAAAGAAGCGGTGACTGCCGCTTATCAAAGCATGCTGGAAAAAAAGCAGCAGTTGTCTAAGGCTCGCCTGGACACGTTGCTGTCGGCCCGCGATGTTTTGACGGAGGAGCAGAGAGCCAAGTTATTCAGCCATGGGTCCCAAGGATCTGAGGAGTAGGCGCTTTTGTGAGTTTTTCTGATGCCGCTGACTTTGCGAAGTTCTATGAGGCCCATGCACCCAAAGTGCGGGGCCTGTTGTTTCGTTTGGTTGGTGAGTCCGCCTTGAGTGACCTGACTCAGGAGGCATTTATGAAAGCCTGGGAACATCGAAACAAGTTCCGTGCGGAAAGTGAGGCCTCAACCTGGCTTTATCGTATTGCCTATAACTGCGCTGTGGATCATCTGCGCAAGGCGGGGCGCAAGGAAGAAGTCAGTCCCGAGCAAGTGGAAGAAAGTCTGGAAAAGAATCTTTCCAACCGAGAACTGGTTGATCTGGCCTTGGGCACATTGGAGATGGATATGCGTGCGGTGGTGGTTCTTTTTTATCTGGAGGATCAATCCTTGAAGGATATTGCGCTGGCACTGGAGATCCCCGAGGGAACAGTGAAATCCCGTTTAAGCCTGGCTCGTCAGAAGATGAGCGATTTACTGGGTAAGAAAGGAGTGAGTCTATGAGTGATGATTCATTCAAAAATTTTCTTAAAGAAAATGCGGCCCCGGTGCCGGACGCCCCTTTGGGAGAGTCCTCGCGGATCTGGCGCCACATCGAAGATCGCAAGCACCGTCGTCAGCGGGCGTGGTGGGTGCTGGTGCCTGCGATGGCGGCGACTCTGGCCCTGGTGATTGCGGTGAAAACCCAGAAGCCTGCGGTGGTGGCAGGGGCGGAAGAGGATTATCTGTATCAGGAATGGAGTGAGTTTTCCAAGGAAGTCGATTCCGACTTTGATCAGGACATGGCTATCATGTTCAACGGCGAATAAAAAAACGCGAACCCCGTGAGGGCTCGCGTTTTTGGATACTATTGTTTCTGGTAGTTTCTAGCGGATGGTAGAAAGAGCGCGTTTCAAAGCCTCTTCATCCTTCACACCGACAAAGACCAGTTCTGCACGGCGGTCTTGGGATCGGATGCCTGTAGAGTCAGTTGCTCCTTTACCCACAGCTTCAACATTCGTGAAGCCATTTCTTTCCAGGATATTTTTCACGGAGTCCGCGCGGGCTTGAGAGATTCGTTGATTGATCTCATCAGTTCCTGTGGCGTCGGCATAGCCGTGAATTTCGACTCTTTCAACCAGGTCTGGATTTTCATTCAGAACCTTGGCCACCTGCTGCAGTTTGCGATTGTCAGCTCCGGAGATTGCATATTGAGATGATCGGAACTGAATCGCGCTGCCGGCTCCGGCAATCATATTCATGTTCACATCTTTCAATGCGGATCCGGCCTCAACAGCAGCCACTGGACGAGCTGGTTCCACACGTTCCTGATAGGTGATGTCCTCTTGGACCTCTTCCATCACAGTCGGTTCAGCTGCGGCTGTGGATCTGACGGATGGTTTATAAGCGCTTGGGTTCCATCCGATCTGCAGATCGATCATGTACATGCCGACTTGCTGTTCGGTATTGTTCGTCAGGGCTTGGGCGCGAACACCCAGGCGGGCCAACCAGCTTGGAGTCATGTTAAACTCTTTCAACAGTTGCAAACCTACAAAGTGGGCATCAGCCTGATCTGCGGTGTAGTTTTCACCTTGGTTGTACAATTGATTGCCCACGACACCGAACTGCCAGCGATTTTCAGAGATATAGCGGGCCGCAAATTCCAATGCACCATCGGTGATCGCGGTGTCATTGGTCGTGCCGGTGGACTGACTGAATTGCTGGTTGCTTACACCGTAACCGAGGTCCATGACCCAAGGGCTTTCCATATACAGGGAACCCAGCAGTTTGATTGTGGAAGGTGTCCCTTCAGTTGCGCCATTGGTTTCATAGCCAGTGTAACCACCACCCAATCCCAGGAAGGGAAGAACTCCTCGGGGAGTCGTTTGCGCCTCCTCTTTGGAAAATTCCAATGCACTCGTCGTCGCTGAGTCTTGGTTGGCCTGTGCCGTCAGACCGACACTAAGCAAAGCTGTTAGAATGATTGTTTTCATAGTCTTCTCCTTTTTTGTAGAACGTCTTCAGTATTCTCCTTGTGGGGAAGGGGTCAATTTTTAGGAGGTCTGAGTGGGGGGTCTTTGTTGAGATAAATAGAAGTCACTCTACTAAAAGTCCTGAGCTGCCTTACGAACGTGTCATGTTCTGTCATCTACGCAGGTATGAGCGGTAATTGGACAGAGGTGAGGAGTATTTCTTTTATTCAGTTAAATATCGACTAAAAGGGCGCCGATAAGTATTTCATGAAGAACCACGGAACGTACTTTTTCTTCGCTTTCTTCTTTCTGTCTCAATTTGTGACAGCGGCCCCTAATTCTCTGACTTACCAGGGGCGGATTCTGAAAGTGGATGGAACTCCACTGGAATACAATAACGTCAGCTTCAGTTTTGAAATCACCAGTCCTGACGGTTTGTGTGTGATTTATCGTGAACAGGTTAACGGGATCAATCTTGCCAACTCTGGGGGCGTATTTGACGTGCCTATTGGCAACGGAACCAAAGGGTATCCGGCGGCACCGACATTTAAACTTTTGGATGCCTTTCAGAACTCCGGAACCAGCTTCACCTGTGATGGCGGAGCCATATACACTCCGGCCTTTGATGAGATTCGTCGTCTGCGTGTGCAGTTTCATGATGGCTCTGGTTGGAAGCTGATCTCTCCTGATTCTGAAGTCCGTTCTGTGCCCTATGCGGGCTTTGCTTACTCGGCAGCGAAGCTGGGCGGCAACACCGCCGCAGACTTTGTGTTGCGGTCGGTGATTCCGACGTGCGGGGCAGGGACATTCCTTAGCTATAACGGAACTAATTTTTCCTGTGCGGCAGTGGCGGGTGCCAGCGGGGGGACTGTTACAGATGTGACTTCCTCCAATGCCTATCTGACTGTTGTGAATGGAACTTCAACTCCCACGCTGACATTGAATGTGGGGACGGCGGCGAATACGGTGGCGGCGGGGAATGATGCCCGTCTTTCCGATGCCCGTGTTCCAACGGGCAGTGCGACCGGTGACTTGAGTGGAAATTATCCCAACCCGACGGTCGCAAAGATCCAGGGTGTGGATGTGTCGTCAGCGGCTCCGACCAGCGGGAACTTCCTGAAGTACAATGGGGCTCAGTGGGTTTCATCGGCCATCGCCACCGGGGATGTTACTGGCTTGGCCGCCACACTCAGTGGCTACGTCACGCAAAGTTCTTTTAATACTGCGGTGGGTGATGCAGGTTGTTCGACGGGACAGACTATGTACTGGTCTGCGGGCCTGGGTAAATTCCTCTGTCAGAACGTGGACGTCGGGGTAGGCTCCCTGACGGTCAACGCGCCACTGACTCAAGGGGGGACGGCAAGTGCTCCGCTGCTGGGGATTCAGACGGCAAGTGGGTCACAGGCAGGGGCTTTGAGTGCTGCCGACTGGACAACCTTTAATGGCAAGCTGGGCACAACATTAAACTCTGCCAACATCTTTGTGGGGAATGGCTCTAATGTTGCCACAGGTGTGGCAATGAGCGGAGACGCTAGTTTAAGCAATACAGGAGCTGCAACGGTGGTCGGGCTTCGTGGAAAGACCATCAGTGCCACGGCACCAACTTCCGCTGGGCAGATTCTAAGGTATGATGGCGTCTCGTCCTATGTTCCGGCCTTCCTGTCTCTCGCAGATATTCGTTCAGCGGTGACGGCCACCAACACCATGTTCCCGACAACCAGTTGTACGTCTTCGCAGACACTGACCTGGTCCTCTTTGACGGATACGA encodes:
- a CDS encoding Spy/CpxP family protein refolding chaperone, with translation MKFNLVLAGALVATMMSTNAWARSGGRDHHKNDEIALENHFSPKKMKELNLTEEQKEKLKAIREAAKAEKQKCREDMRTARKAFKEALRSNASKEAVTAAYQSMLEKKQQLSKARLDTLLSARDVLTEEQRAKLFSHGSQGSEE
- a CDS encoding MIDAS family adhesin, with amino-acid sequence MKTLTRMAAISFFVGLYVGCSPVKFSLDDSKCKDSGCVVENGKYAFNYSQTAGRGKVDILIVNDNSASMSFEQARLAPRFQNFIADLDNQKIDYRIAMTTTDVARSDAGSLVSFGGNPYITPSHSNRMSLFNSTIQRPETLACEKFIANWIRNNGGNLASIESSAYSQAYAQNCPSGDERGVYAANLVVKNNPSSFIRSDAHLAVIFLADEDERSGLYGNGGYVLDQMDQPNYLINNVKSSLGADKFNSLSVHAIVVKDNNCLAQQNSQTLDNYSPTNGLVTGSIGNVYLSFTNNGWGMAADICSNDYTSQLGQIRSKITDRIKDIMLNCSNPQDLIVTVSGSPVGYNLVGKTLKFNQYLSPGTSVSLSYKCESLD
- a CDS encoding alpha/beta hydrolase family protein → MSLQIFSMFVGIGIASSLTFSAQAQSLADAPKVDLETQFYQELAKEAGQDVPTAKGIFEEVPDGLSTKEITPSCDPRRFEDSIIGKKLSTAQYYNVARAYFAKCSGELTQKSWTGLLGLLKFSKFQYPFFSHPQVKEFMVKLPDGTRVPGVLALKQDARPRPLVIVKCGVFCSASQSASMKSYLMHLFDQSPFNVLLLANQTGMDYIYYNKRVTLGGWSEGYEAIEVGKWMMEKWEHKDRISSLHLMGISLGGNAAVMGAAFNDKYLLPNGRKVYNSVTAICPVISLRPTLDHLYGTQVVGRAFAKMTKEHFKEARNYVTDVPDLITDNHIPSSRKDMADYIGSLASTSLQRRGIASTTPAFFKSNNFWNWKEEVKTPLMVWASKDDSVVNNRVNAEVMEHDDLYEKSANVGVLNLKYGNHCGFSSSYGAQASAAVLRTFVLTHSPEFVDTYNTKQEMPWTFGFKKLGSQYEHIGQSWHFYSNSNQAKVVFRLFNWNGGRDCADKGPWSGSGLCTSTREYWVPISSLSKMGARVPRTDAEAQALTREFNTKVEFRIKGHPLNGTYSSDFYMTWRSHFE
- a CDS encoding RNA polymerase sigma factor, whose translation is MSFSDAADFAKFYEAHAPKVRGLLFRLVGESALSDLTQEAFMKAWEHRNKFRAESEASTWLYRIAYNCAVDHLRKAGRKEEVSPEQVEESLEKNLSNRELVDLALGTLEMDMRAVVVLFYLEDQSLKDIALALEIPEGTVKSRLSLARQKMSDLLGKKGVSL
- a CDS encoding OmpA family protein, with protein sequence MKTIILTALLSVGLTAQANQDSATTSALEFSKEEAQTTPRGVLPFLGLGGGYTGYETNGATEGTPSTIKLLGSLYMESPWVMDLGYGVSNQQFSQSTGTTNDTAITDGALEFAARYISENRWQFGVVGNQLYNQGENYTADQADAHFVGLQLLKEFNMTPSWLARLGVRAQALTNNTEQQVGMYMIDLQIGWNPSAYKPSVRSTAAAEPTVMEEVQEDITYQERVEPARPVAAVEAGSALKDVNMNMIAGAGSAIQFRSSQYAISGADNRKLQQVAKVLNENPDLVERVEIHGYADATGTDEINQRISQARADSVKNILERNGFTNVEAVGKGATDSTGIRSQDRRAELVFVGVKDEEALKRALSTIR
- a CDS encoding pyroglutamyl-peptidase I, with the translated sequence MNNKKILLTGFEPFLGEPINPSQILLENIKRDLTFNDQVHTLLLPVSFAKAPRLVAAAMAMQTYDVVLMLGQAGGRKNICLERVGLNWNETERPDEDGSTPVRGSISPEAPAALFTAAPVEQWMQLLKEHQIPVEISLSAGGYVCNNVYFRTLQVLGSSPGTVACFIHVPYLPEQAEGKAERPASMELETMLKAVKTILRSILEGP
- a CDS encoding FliG C-terminal domain-containing protein — encoded protein: MGMLDRYKKKGGFFQLLQLLETSPAAKREQFLGLIGGESPAWEEALRKRILTITRVYSWDGQYLVEIFSRVQPLTLANALHGNPQEQVDQLLACLPPISKRKITDMMAESAPTAAEKSTCISKMLSEVRGFVSQGIIRLEKVDPELHIPENIEEMLSVNAFATPTFDAEPAAKKDSKPNIVGDSDPASQQENEFLKRKVNQLASEVNALKHENSVLKDKLSQIKKIA